One Bubalus bubalis isolate 160015118507 breed Murrah chromosome 10, NDDB_SH_1, whole genome shotgun sequence genomic window carries:
- the LOC102407426 gene encoding VIP peptides, producing the protein METRSKPQLLVFLMLFSVLFSQTLAWPLFGAPSALRMGDRIPFEGANEPDQVSLKADTDILQDALAENDTPYYDVSRNVRHADGVFTSDYSRLLGQLSAKKYLESLIGKRVSNSISEDQGPIKRHSDAVFTDNYTRLRKQMAVKKYLNSILNGKRSSEGESPDFLEELEK; encoded by the exons ATGGAAACAAGAAGTAAGCCCCAGCTTCTTGTGTTCCTGATGCTGTTCAGCGTGCTCTTCTCCCAGACCTTGGCGTGGCCTCTTTTTGGAGCACCTTCGGCTCTGAG GATGGGGGACAGAATACCATTTGAAGGAGCAAATGAACCTGATCAAGTTTCGTTAAAAGCAGACACTGACATTTTACAAGATGCGCTGGCTGAAAATGACACACCTTATTATGATGTATCCAG AAATGTCAGACATGCTGATGGAGTTTTTACCAGCGACTATAGTAGACTCTTGGGTCAACTTTCTGCCAAAAAGTACCTTGAGTCCCTTATTGGAAAACGAGTTAG CAATAGCATCTCAGAAGACCAGGGACCAATCAAGCGCCACTCAGATGCTGTCTTCACTGACAACTACACACGCCTTCGAAAACAAATGGCTGTGAAGAAATACTTGAACTCAATTCTAAATGGAAAGCGAAG CAGTGAAGGAGAGTCTCCTGACTTTCTTGAAGAGTTAGAAAAATGA